The proteins below are encoded in one region of Sulfitobacter sp. SK012:
- a CDS encoding mannose-1-phosphate guanylyltransferase/mannose-6-phosphate isomerase: protein MNAKITPIVLCGGSGTRLWPLSRRSYPKQFAKLTEEESLFQATVRRVQGGDSAINFEPPVVVTNADFRFIVTEQMQSVGVEPGPIMIEPAARNTGPAVLVAAQFLWAQDPDAIMLVVPSDHLIPDTEAFHAALGRGIEAVAAGKLVLFGIQPDRAETGYGYLELENPAGPDAPAVTLRSFVEKPDKKRAEQMLASGAFLWNAGIFLFRAKDIIAAFQKHAPTLMAPVTDALAGAQNDLGFLRLDPAAWDLAPDISLDYAVMEKASDLAVVCYGADWSDLGGWDAIWRVSNQDTDGNAVSVGATAIDCQNSLLRSESQSVELVGIGLTDIIAVAMNDAVLVATKDRAQDVKLAVEALKAKAVTQAETFPKDHRPWGWFESLVVGPRFQVKRIVVHPGASLSLQSHFHRSEHWIVVEGTAEVTVDDTVRLVTENESIYVPLGSVHRMVNPGKVPMVLIEVQTGSYVGEDDIVRYEDVYARGQGAKG, encoded by the coding sequence ATGAACGCTAAAATCACACCCATCGTTTTATGTGGCGGATCCGGGACGCGGCTCTGGCCGTTGTCGCGCAGGAGCTACCCAAAACAGTTCGCAAAACTCACTGAAGAAGAGAGCCTTTTTCAAGCCACCGTGCGACGTGTGCAGGGTGGAGACAGCGCGATCAACTTTGAACCACCCGTCGTAGTCACCAATGCGGATTTTCGGTTTATCGTGACCGAACAGATGCAATCAGTGGGTGTCGAGCCGGGCCCAATTATGATCGAACCCGCGGCCCGCAACACGGGCCCCGCAGTTTTAGTCGCAGCGCAGTTCCTGTGGGCACAGGACCCCGATGCAATCATGCTTGTGGTACCCTCAGATCATCTCATCCCCGATACCGAAGCGTTTCACGCGGCCCTTGGACGCGGAATTGAAGCGGTCGCTGCGGGCAAGTTGGTTTTGTTTGGCATTCAGCCTGATCGGGCAGAAACCGGCTATGGATATCTTGAGTTAGAAAACCCAGCGGGTCCGGATGCGCCAGCGGTGACTTTGCGGAGCTTTGTGGAAAAACCCGATAAAAAACGGGCCGAGCAGATGTTGGCCAGTGGTGCGTTTCTTTGGAACGCCGGCATTTTTCTGTTTCGCGCGAAGGACATCATCGCCGCTTTTCAAAAACACGCGCCCACCCTTATGGCTCCGGTCACAGATGCCCTTGCAGGTGCCCAAAACGATCTTGGGTTTTTGCGGTTGGATCCAGCCGCTTGGGATCTCGCACCGGACATTTCGCTCGATTACGCGGTCATGGAAAAGGCCAGCGATCTTGCAGTGGTTTGTTATGGTGCGGATTGGTCCGATCTTGGGGGCTGGGACGCGATCTGGCGGGTGTCGAACCAAGACACTGATGGGAATGCAGTCAGTGTCGGAGCAACAGCAATTGATTGTCAAAACAGCCTATTACGCTCCGAGTCTCAATCAGTTGAATTGGTTGGCATTGGGTTAACGGACATTATTGCTGTTGCGATGAATGACGCGGTCTTGGTTGCAACCAAGGACCGTGCGCAAGACGTCAAACTGGCCGTTGAGGCGCTCAAAGCGAAAGCCGTCACGCAGGCCGAAACCTTTCCCAAAGATCACCGGCCATGGGGTTGGTTCGAAAGTCTGGTTGTGGGCCCACGGTTCCAGGTAAAACGTATCGTTGTGCATCCCGGCGCGTCACTGTCGTTGCAATCGCATTTTCACCGCTCAGAGCATTGGATTGTGGTTGAGGGCACGGCCGAAGTTACTGTCGATGATACCGTGCGGTTGGTGACCGAAAACGAGTCTATTTATGTCCCACTTGGGTCGGTCCACCGCATGGTGAACCCCGGCAAAGTTCCTATGGTTTTAATCGAAGTTCAAACAGGTTCTTATGTCGGTGAAGACGACATTGTGCGCTACGAGGACGTTTACGCACGTGGACAGGGTGCCAAGGGGTGA
- a CDS encoding glycosyltransferase family 4 protein, with product MRKATGVDRVATELAAALLACELPGVLSATHPAGVVVDQQDRPDVLMKATEVSVSRLRGQLWEQTALLQTNPQDWLLSLCNMGPVLRRKQIVMMHDAQVFREPQSYSRAFRRWYSIAQPLLARNAALVLTVSEHSKRELEAFGVVPPGKARVVHNGADHILRVTADAATLPRFKLMPQGYILAIGSSAPHKNLAFLVKAAQARTDTSQPLVIAGGGDAAVFAGQGISASDNVKILGRVSDSELRALYENATALAFPSLTEGFGLPPLEAMACGCPVIASTGGAIPEICGTAAILLDPYDQMGWTAALSTITYDPAIRFSLSQAGIARAAQFTWAAAAETLVGYLAELAQAEHPQPA from the coding sequence ATGCGCAAAGCAACCGGCGTAGACCGAGTGGCGACAGAGTTGGCCGCAGCCTTGTTAGCGTGTGAATTGCCGGGAGTGTTGAGCGCGACCCATCCCGCAGGCGTCGTTGTCGACCAACAAGATCGACCGGACGTACTGATGAAAGCAACCGAAGTTTCGGTGTCGCGCCTAAGGGGTCAGCTTTGGGAACAAACCGCGTTGCTGCAAACCAACCCGCAAGACTGGCTATTGAGCCTGTGCAATATGGGGCCGGTGCTGCGTCGCAAGCAGATCGTCATGATGCACGACGCGCAGGTGTTTCGAGAGCCGCAGTCCTATTCGCGCGCATTTCGCAGGTGGTACAGCATTGCACAGCCTCTTTTGGCGCGAAACGCAGCGCTGGTGCTGACGGTTTCAGAACATTCAAAAAGGGAGCTGGAGGCCTTTGGCGTTGTTCCACCGGGCAAAGCGCGTGTTGTTCATAACGGCGCAGATCACATTTTGCGTGTCACAGCGGACGCCGCCACCCTGCCCCGTTTTAAGTTAATGCCGCAGGGATACATCCTCGCCATCGGCAGCTCTGCACCACATAAGAACCTCGCATTCCTTGTCAAAGCGGCACAGGCTCGCACGGATACATCTCAGCCTTTGGTGATTGCAGGTGGTGGCGATGCAGCCGTCTTCGCCGGCCAAGGAATTAGTGCATCCGACAATGTGAAAATATTGGGCCGGGTTAGCGATAGTGAACTCCGAGCTCTTTACGAAAACGCAACGGCTCTTGCTTTTCCGTCACTGACCGAAGGCTTTGGCTTGCCGCCCCTAGAGGCAATGGCCTGCGGCTGCCCTGTCATCGCATCAACCGGTGGCGCGATCCCTGAAATCTGCGGAACTGCAGCCATCTTGCTAGACCCCTATGACCAAATGGGGTGGACTGCGGCACTTAGTACTATCACATACGACCCCGCGATTAGGTTTTCCTTGTCACAGGCTGGAATAGCACGGGCGGCCCAGTTTACCTGGGCCGCCGCTGCTGAAACACTTGTGGGGTATTTGGCCGAACTTGCGCAGGCCGAGCACCCCCAGCCGGCTTAG
- a CDS encoding putative Ig domain-containing protein produces the protein MLQTISVAVQPTVQSSEIHFFAGEALRFEIDDQTSSAEIIITMALEPDEDPLIEVSGLGPFVISAETLESLPEGQTCRYNIWLRDGGDPELAQYGSIMARASIAPSDPGSPNSPTVAPGGLSDVTVDVAAPVFEDLSLGFIGDDLVFERVPGSIDLPNGISLSSTGLLSGASTQEGNFMVAVRASNAGGHVDAQFALNAVAIVPMVAFNAGPASPRLFIDGDSVMAYMPGTRSILEQRLGGLVRFPQDYQQAVGGEAATAILAGLPGVLSRIAPNETIVLMGPIGANQSTQDDSFVEIIARLEAIYGQLRAAGAVVVAVPTLPDESSYGNDAEKDALSAWAGAYQRGGTVSYLGTDYVVAPHAGFYAIDIGEANRALTGAAAFGSDAFNPYTMKNDQSHPNDLGSRWLSGKILEVFEALISGNVLDTANNILGADGVFGGSRMAVAAGITGAIPSNWDVTRTGSADWAMSKNASGELVAMITNAAEPTTLNVIHRDTLIAASAGDVYGLAAEVELVAGSTGLRCVYVAGVGQASTITANSLYMPEPGILQVRTAETPFATATPEVDVRVSVSVDVGASVTVIFKRAAVFFVENQTAPLAITGTPITALTMGNPYSFAPQVAGGGAPYAFDIMGGVLPQGVGLNPTTGEISGTPAAQETQNAISLRVTDTAGDTAILPEFALTVVDASVPENTGLPVIDNTAPLVGDTLAVSTGSWSNAPTGYAYQWLSSGTVMPGETGTNLTVGAAAIGEVLSVQVVASNGNGNSIPVLTAQTSAVEDAPLPGAIAGWDSTINSPAPEQVAYSDNDRTISANANISGARHSRGVDPLGGKVYFELEAVNGLNIAGVSNDAVNYISGGPNHTARCYWSGVLFIHGGGTTNMGPGNVVSDGDIVQFAVDVPNKLLWARRNGSGTWNANASADPTTGTGGLDISGMPAVVHPYVQLKNDTAAEVILHGTADRFAFAAPVGFTAIA, from the coding sequence ATGCTTCAGACCATTTCTGTTGCGGTGCAACCAACTGTTCAGTCGTCCGAAATCCACTTCTTTGCCGGCGAGGCATTGCGGTTTGAAATCGATGATCAAACATCAAGCGCTGAGATCATTATCACGATGGCACTAGAGCCAGATGAAGATCCCTTGATTGAAGTCTCTGGACTGGGGCCATTTGTGATCTCGGCCGAAACATTGGAAAGTTTGCCCGAAGGTCAGACCTGCCGGTACAACATTTGGCTGCGGGACGGCGGGGATCCTGAGTTGGCGCAATACGGAAGCATCATGGCCCGTGCGTCCATAGCGCCCTCGGACCCCGGATCACCTAACAGTCCGACTGTGGCTCCGGGTGGGTTGAGCGACGTAACCGTCGACGTTGCTGCGCCGGTTTTTGAGGACCTGTCGCTTGGGTTTATCGGGGATGACCTTGTTTTTGAACGGGTGCCGGGCTCAATCGATCTTCCCAACGGGATCAGTTTGTCGAGCACGGGGCTGTTGTCTGGCGCGAGTACCCAAGAGGGAAATTTTATGGTTGCCGTACGGGCCAGCAATGCGGGGGGGCATGTTGATGCGCAATTTGCGCTCAACGCGGTGGCGATTGTGCCAATGGTTGCGTTTAATGCAGGGCCCGCGTCGCCCCGGTTGTTTATCGATGGCGACAGCGTGATGGCCTATATGCCTGGCACGCGGTCGATTCTGGAACAGAGGCTTGGTGGCTTGGTGAGGTTTCCACAAGACTACCAACAGGCCGTTGGAGGCGAAGCGGCAACTGCTATCCTTGCAGGCCTGCCTGGGGTTCTGAGCCGGATCGCTCCCAATGAGACAATTGTCTTGATGGGACCGATTGGGGCAAATCAATCCACACAAGATGACAGTTTCGTTGAAATCATCGCACGGCTAGAGGCCATCTATGGCCAGTTGCGTGCCGCTGGGGCCGTCGTGGTCGCGGTGCCAACGTTGCCGGACGAGAGCAGCTACGGCAACGACGCCGAAAAGGATGCGTTGTCGGCATGGGCGGGCGCGTATCAGCGTGGCGGTACGGTGTCTTATCTGGGAACGGATTATGTTGTTGCGCCGCATGCTGGGTTTTATGCCATTGATATTGGGGAGGCGAACCGTGCGCTGACAGGGGCGGCAGCCTTTGGCTCAGACGCGTTCAACCCCTATACGATGAAGAATGATCAGAGCCATCCAAATGATCTTGGTTCCAGATGGCTATCTGGGAAAATACTGGAGGTGTTTGAGGCGCTGATATCTGGCAATGTACTGGACACCGCGAATAATATTCTGGGTGCTGACGGGGTATTTGGAGGCAGCCGGATGGCCGTCGCTGCTGGGATCACCGGGGCTATCCCAAGCAATTGGGACGTCACGCGAACCGGTTCAGCGGATTGGGCAATGTCCAAAAATGCGAGCGGCGAACTGGTCGCGATGATTACAAATGCAGCCGAACCAACAACCCTAAATGTAATCCACCGCGATACACTGATAGCGGCCAGCGCGGGGGATGTGTACGGTTTAGCGGCTGAAGTTGAACTTGTTGCAGGCTCAACCGGGTTGCGGTGTGTTTATGTGGCGGGGGTCGGCCAAGCGTCGACCATCACCGCCAACAGCCTTTATATGCCCGAGCCGGGAATATTGCAGGTGCGAACAGCCGAGACGCCATTCGCAACCGCAACGCCCGAGGTTGATGTACGGGTTTCCGTGAGCGTCGACGTGGGGGCTTCGGTCACGGTTATCTTCAAACGTGCTGCAGTGTTTTTTGTGGAAAATCAGACCGCGCCGCTTGCGATCACGGGTACGCCAATCACCGCATTAACGATGGGTAATCCTTATAGCTTTGCGCCGCAGGTGGCTGGAGGGGGTGCCCCATATGCCTTTGATATCATGGGAGGGGTACTGCCGCAGGGCGTTGGGTTAAACCCTACAACGGGTGAGATTAGTGGCACCCCGGCGGCGCAAGAAACGCAAAACGCCATATCTTTGCGGGTGACCGACACCGCTGGGGACACGGCGATCTTACCAGAATTTGCACTGACGGTCGTTGATGCAAGTGTTCCTGAGAATACCGGCCTGCCGGTTATCGACAACACCGCACCACTGGTTGGCGATACGCTTGCGGTATCAACGGGCAGTTGGTCAAACGCCCCAACCGGATACGCGTATCAATGGTTGTCTTCAGGAACCGTTATGCCTGGCGAAACTGGCACGAACCTAACTGTTGGCGCAGCAGCTATTGGTGAGGTTCTGAGCGTGCAGGTGGTGGCATCAAATGGGAATGGCAACAGCATCCCAGTGTTGACTGCGCAAACAAGCGCTGTTGAAGACGCGCCACTTCCGGGTGCGATTGCCGGATGGGACAGCACCATCAATTCCCCCGCACCCGAACAGGTTGCATATAGCGACAACGATCGCACGATATCGGCCAATGCCAACATAAGCGGAGCCAGACACTCACGCGGCGTCGATCCCTTGGGCGGCAAGGTTTACTTTGAACTGGAAGCCGTGAACGGCCTAAACATCGCGGGCGTCTCAAATGATGCCGTGAACTATATCAGCGGTGGGCCCAATCACACGGCGCGGTGCTATTGGTCTGGCGTCTTGTTCATACATGGCGGCGGAACCACCAATATGGGTCCGGGTAACGTCGTATCCGACGGGGATATAGTTCAATTCGCCGTGGACGTGCCGAACAAACTGTTGTGGGCGCGGCGCAATGGATCAGGGACTTGGAACGCCAATGCAAGTGCAGACCCAACGACAGGAACGGGAGGCCTTGATATCTCAGGAATGCCCGCAGTGGTGCATCCTTACGTGCAATTGAAGAACGACACCGCAGCGGAGGTCATTTTGCACGGAACAGCGGATAGGTTTGCCTTTGCAGCGCCAGTGGGTTTCACCGCAATTGCCTAA